CAGTCTGCTTGCTGTttcaggaattaaatttttaaagtaaagaaagcccctttcaaatttatatgtttctgaacaattagatttttttttcttaatttgagggagaaaaaaaaattagaaatatattttatatattaatatttcatatctttttataatcataaattttgtatctaattttcaGACGCCAAACGGAAACGTCGAGGCAAAAGTTATGTGCTTCTACAGACGACGTGATATTGCCACATCCTTAGTGATGATGGCTGACAAGCAGCGTAAGTAAAGACATATGTGCTTGCacttataaaaacattctttttataaggtataagaaaattttagtaatttttttgtaaagcaaTTATGTTTTGTTCCCTTCTTTGCCTTtcatcttctttttcttcttcttctttttttttttttttttttttttttttaactaaacagatTTAACCTAATAACATTTTGcagatttgaatatttctttcaactCTCCTTTTAATAGTGAGAtaaattttcatggaaatatatatatatttttaatgctcgACATTTGTTTTTgctcttataataaaattttttctggaTTTAGGATttgactgaaattattttttaattggtgaataaatgtatttaagtagtaaacattagtaaaaaaaaacaaaaaaaaacattattatgtttcaggggtgtttgtgctccggggaaaccccggaattccggggattttgaacttcgatacccggaaattccggggatcgtcgttcaaaaggaagtaggaataataatgaattatttattttgatctgggtaattttgtttgctttgaaagcagaaaacgcaaggtcagtgtgtgtggtgaaaacttttcctttctttctccaaaggcagtgataatgcgtgaaaaggggggaaaaacttcttttttgttctttccttattgcgagttatgactcattcccccggttctcggacattctcttctggattcttttcggcaagtaggcgcagcagaaaaaaaagggaaagacttcgttcgaccagatgtgcgatcacgtgacctgggttcaaaggtcttaattttgcaaaattaatggttattaattttgcaaaaaaagtaattcattgaacttttataattaggtcattcaatacttcataatcgtaatttttcatttctccccccccccccttctcgaaactccaaaatgtcggtagtaagtccgtaaaagtttccggggattttttggggtcccacaaacacccctgatgtttaaagttatttattttgtaccaaatctgaaaattataaattcatatttatacaaaacaatttatattaataaatagttaaatattgttctaaaatgcttttaattgttttaataggTCATGAAAATATGGATGCTACATTAATAAGTAAGTTTACATaatacttcttttaatatttcattcttttttcttaataaagatataagctattttgtaaataaaaatatatattgataataaattttgtaataaagatatACAAGGTTGGatgacacaatttttttattggtgaTTAAAGATGTGTAACACTGTGACAGATGTGGGCAACACTGTGAcaacaaatttgttttataacaaaTATCACTGTATTCctcttattaaaatttgtcatttctgATTTGTTAATGCCACAAAATGAGTGAGtaggaaaaataattctataaccGGATAACAAGATTCCTGTTTTTATTTTGGCCTCTTATTCACCAAATATTCATTGCCTTATCTATTGTCTGACATCTGCCCCTTTTCTATTATGTTGCCATTTTCTTGAAAATCCCATAATATGTTGATTACacttagaatattaaatattcaaatggcAGGTGAGAtgtatatttcattgtaaatctatggaaattatctataaaatttcaatttattttaaaaattgccacttattccataaatttcattttgaataaaataatttcttgtgtTTAAGTAAGcctcaaaattagttttaaaacatatcagaaaatgattgaaaaatagacaataaaatttttgatgattttttttttttctctgtagatttttttagacatttcattgcatttttccaATAAACgaagttaatatttattgaaacaatgatttaatatttgagaaaaaaaaagtatcttgatTGTTTTGCTATTTGagatttattattcaattattgtgttactaaacaaataaacaatgatcttaatttttaattttaggtgCCTTAGAAGAAGAGCAAGAGCGTGAAGCTGAACAGTTAGCTGAAAAAGAACGTCATCAGTTAAAACACAGAGAACTCTTTTTGTCAAGACAAGTTGAGACTTTGCCTGCAACACACATTCGAGGGAAATGTTCAGTAACTCTTCTGAATGAAACAGAATCACTCttgtattatttgaataaagatGTAAGTTCTTGGTTTCTTTCTaccttttgttttataaaatcttacatttttataaatcatttgcaGTCATTTATGTAGTTAGTTATTTTAGGATGTAACAaactttactatttttaatttaattttaataaaagggagtgtttttttttttttttttttttttttgtatgacttGGTGGAAAGAAACATTAAAGAATTGTAGATAGCTAACTAAGAAGGAAAGGTCAGATATGAGAATTTGAAGCAATGAGAGAACATCATGTCTTTTGAGAAttgttattactattttattgacTTCGTGGCAGTAGGATTACACTGATCTTCTACTTAAGAGGCTTGaatgttattttcattacatTGTATTTGTAAATACAGCAATACTTtgatcaaaactttaaaatttttgtgaactttttaatattctgaattagaaaaagttttaatttaaaagctcaGCATATGTtacttgtaaatttataaaataaggatTAGTCGATGCAATGAAATTAGAtttagtgttaaaattttttttaaaatgatcttaaattctaaaaggtttgttttattaaaatacaatttttatatagttaagtggaatttttaaaattgcaaattcatcttacactttattttgaaaaataagattgcatttttatcatacattctTTTGATAttccaatttgaatttttttattaaatataaatcttctcATACATGTATAGGCAAAATGACATTTATCACTTATAGCTGTTGTCAGAAGTTAGCATATAAAATTGTACATGTTTGCATTGCCAAAATTGCAGTAAAGTTTCTTGAATTTGCCATCTTTTTCAGTGGCTACTTTTTGTACTGAATTTTTGGCCATTTACACTCCTTTGAGGATCTATCCAATTTCAATGAAGtccatttcttttgttttcttggTTTGGgtgttttattaaatagaaagttAGCAAACATTACTTATACACAGAACAATGCcagaaatcaaatcaaaaatagtCTTCCCTTCTCTAAAATGTTGGATTGGGAAAAATTATCTCTAATTATTAATTCACTAGTTATAGATAATAACTAGTGAATCAAttaggattttcttttttaattttaaaatagaattttaaaaacttatctctgaaaaaattgcaaatctaaACAAACCCAAATCATATCTGtactaaaaagttcaaaataaaaaattctcttacattaaaatattttttagataaatcagaaataagaaaaattttgtcatttaaaagtttaaaaaaaaattgttatttaaaaatacttcagagCTACGAAACCCCTTGGTCAATTATGTTTGAAAAGAAGGAAGGACTTTGTAATAGTGGCATAtcgcatatttatttcattcctgtattttattctgataaattttcacatttgactgggaaatataatttgaaatactcCTTAtcttttactgtatttttaataaggttatataatttttaattcttattattttaggctgaatatatgattttttaaaagaaaaatttccatcaatctgtttgtttactttttaaggATTGCTTCTTTTATTCATTGGTGTTTGATCCACAACAAAAAACATTGTTGGCTGATAAAGGTGAAATTAGAGTAGGACCCAGATACCAAGCTGAAATTCCTCCATTATTGCCAGAAGGTagtaattgtttatattttgaataatttaaaaattaaatgatttttcacattttttttttttctcttttgagaTTATTACAGTATAAAACACTATCTCCCTTGAGatatctttttctgtttttatagaACAGGTGAATATtcttttgatgtaattttttaaattttttcataatttcttcattaatttattaaatttcttcatgaTTATATCTACTTTCTAAGTTCTAATATATAGgataggaaaaaaaactgaatttgtatttgacatatattattagaattctttattaataaaaaaagaagaggaattgttttcttgaaaacatttaaaagaaaatttattctcatttataTTGTGTATGTGAGAAAactgtcatttatttaaatttctgctaGTTAAAAAATTTGACTTTACCTTTccttttaatcttattttgattaaatattaatgatgcaataaattgtacttaaatagaataaaagttgttatattatttgtgtaatgcattaaaaaaaattaaagcatttgttataatatttatttaggtGTCGAAGATCCACGAAAATCTGAAGATTTGGAACAGCTAGTGTACACACCACATCATAACTTAACAGATCGTCAAATAGACCAATTTCTCATCATTTGCCGgtaataattatttgcaatttttgtaataatttatctttGCTTATTTGGGTATTACTTTCTCGtcttgtaaataaaaaacattctgagcatttttttttttttttaacagctcTGTTGGCACTTTTGCAAGAGCACTGGATTGTTCTAGTTCAGTTAAGCAGCCTAGTTTACATATGAGTGCAGCAGCAGCATCACGTGATATTACTTTGGTAAGACTCCTTTTTATTTTATCCCTGTGCCTTCCCCCCaaccaaaaaagttttaaatttgttatactattggttttaaatttaaaatttgtttataaaattcttctgATTATGATATGATGATGCATGGTTCTCATTCAATCAACTGTACAAAATCTCACTCCTTTGCCTTTATTTTTAGGAATAGTGTGATTTTTGCATATGcaataatgttttatcttttattattataatctttagttacattaacattaATACAggctgtaaatttttattatagcttttttctgattttttcaaTTGAATGTTTCGCATCTGTGAATGAGGTTCTAACGTTTTAGATTATATCTTTTTAACTAAAGCCTTTGgaaatagaaaaatgcaatagATCTTGAaatgtatatgatttaaaatggttttattgattcattattttccTTTAGTTTCATGCTATGGACATTTTACACAAGCACAATTATGACATTACTAGTGCAATATCATCACTTGTACCATCTGGAGGGCCTGTTTTGTGCCGAGATGAAATGGAAGAATGGTCTGCTTCTGAAGCAAATCTTTTTGAAGAAGCTTTAGAAAAATATGGCAAAGATTTCATTGACGTTCGACAggattttgtaagtttttttttttttttcaagtcattgttttttttttaataaaatttctattgaaaataaattgcctGCTTGTTCCTCCTCCcctcaattgaaaaaaaatagctattggaattaaacaatttatttttttagtgactTCTAGCCACAtgcgtagatttttttttctggaatatttagaatattctgtttttgttatttatagcTACCATGGAAAAGTCTGAAAAATGtgattgaatattattatatgtgGAAAACAACTGACAGATATGTTCAACAGAAACGTGTGAAAGCAGTTGAAGCGGAGAGCAAACTTAAACAAGTTTACATTCCAAATTAGTAAGTTTACtgttaaattttcaagaattcttttttattaaatctattttgttATTTCGTCTAATCATGttcatgtttattatttgttgtttattaataaaataaatttcatttatactaattgtatttttattttatttatagcaacaatAAACCGGGTGTGTTAAATGGTGCTTGTGCTGGTGAAAGCCCGTCAGCTAGCGGTCGTCCATGTGAAAGCTGCTATAGTATGATTatgccttaaaatatttaaaaatattaataagtaccATTAAATTCTTAGTgcataaaactaatatttttagcaGGTACAGAtgtttgtaatgatttttttatttgctcaattaaattttttagcagtatctaaatatatcaaaaatgacctctattcttttttaactttcatctaaaatattaatttttaactcaataatatttagaattatctcaaacttattaaaaattaataaattggatATGAagtttacatacaaaaaaattataaaaatttcattgttttgataTTTGTACTCAACTAATCATTAACATCTACCTCAGTTTTCCAATttaagatatatgaaattgacAAGAGATTAATGTCtttaaattcctatttaattttctttattattaggtagaattttcatcttttaaaagcttttaaaagtcCTTTGTTCAAAGTATGACCAGGCACCATTATAGATTTTATGCTAAAGATGAAAAAGAAACTATGGGAATATATTTGTAGAACATATagcttttagaaagaaattttatcaaaatataactgAGCAAACGTTTCTTTTAAGCTCATGAGTTTCATGTGATATTGCAGTGTAATGTTAGacaatgaaagtttgaaaaattaagcaTGATAAAAATACCCACACATCTCAgacattaaaatgcttttttaagtttacatttaagtaattagagaataattaatttttaaaatctgaatactttatacatatataagtgtgtatggaaaaaaaataatttaatttatgagtgAACTTCAGACATAATCACTATGGaattattaaaagtgaaatattcataaaatctaaaaaacgaatattactttttaaacttgTTCAACTTTCTCTTAGTTaagaattgtttcttttaaatatatattaaatttctttttaagtatgaaatttaacaatattagtgttaattttaaaaatttttttcattgttacatgttatttagttattaaaatctttatatagcCTCATGATGCTGTTTTTTACAGCTCCCACTTCTAGTCAATGGTATGCATTTGGGCCTGCACATTTACAGTGCCGTCTATGTCAATCTTGTTGGaactattttaaacgatttggaGGGTTGAAATATCCCACACGTctaggtaatatatatattttaaatataaacttgttTTGTGAATGTATCTGTCAATGTATGTATATAATACTGATTTTCTTAAACTataatatgaaaagttttaatttttttttctcattaatttcatttatggcTTTTATTAGAATCTGTGGATTTAGTTTCTGGCTCAGGTTCAGAGAGACTTCCATCACATGTAGCATCACATAGACCTCATCGTTGTACCATATCAGGCTGTGGCAAGGTaaatatggatttattttatattcatcctTTTAAACTATGggctattaaaatttttgtaatttagtgAAAAACACAATGAATAGGATTAATGTGGTTTAAACATtggattttattgcaaaatttttcaatttattttctaccAGGATCATTTGGGGACACCATCTGTctgttgaattattaatatatttagttcataaactttttttttgtttactctctaaaaaatttaaatcattaaaaatatgcaattttaaattaatttttgcagaaGGTATATGGACTAAGtctatattatatgtaaattaaaggaaatgaaaGCTTTCCAGttgaatacaaatattaattaaaatttcaaattagcatactaaaatataaatataaatacttattataatttaaaacatcaaattaaatttgaaaacgtctcattattttaaataaatagtttgtgGAATGTAACAGTGTCTTATTAACAGTGTAACATTTCTCATGTACAGAAGTGAAATGTTTCTAAGCAAGCAAACTTAATGGAGAAACCTTcggaatttccattttaatgtgttcagaattgaattcaaattttatacaaaagtatgaGTTATACCTCAAGTATAATGGAGAAATATgatcaattttgttaaaattgcaaTTGTTAAGGAATTGGAATTCCTGTATTAAAGTCAAAGAATTAAAGCATttgtgaataaatgaattttatgaaggAAGCTATATTCTGCCTTTTataatactgaatatatatatatatattgagttgcaattttttcaataattatttgggTTTCAAAGTGGgaagatatttttatgcatatatatatagtgggaggaagaattttaaaatttgttcttttttgtgACTTCTACACCAGAAAGTCTGTATATGTTCTTTTAATTCCTAAACAATTTTAAACTGATTCATGTCGCCCATTACTAAGATTGTGAGGTAAAATTGTTGggattttctttcttgttttgatatattactattattttaaataatgtaaagaatttgAAAGTAATCTCTTTGatattttactgtaatttaaaactttttttaatatatgagtttaaaaatatttttgctgaccaatcgttttctgaatttttagttcttttaattttaatgattttaatacaaaGGAAATTTACTCTGAtctatatgctttaaattaaattggtcattaataagttaaatattgcaatattggATGCCTTTGATGTATCTTAAACTAGTACAGGTTTGTTAAATCTCTCTTAGAATGTACTTTTCCTAATGAAATGTGCAACTTCTTTAGAATAATTGTCTAACCAATCCTGAGCAGAGTTCTAATTGAAATTCTGcataaatctgaattttcaagCCGAACctgaaaaagtttttatcttccttttttggcctttttagttttattcgtatATAGGAATAATGTGAGTGAGTAATAAAAAAGGAACTATTAAATCCTTTTTAGTAAGgagttttaaggaaaaatattttgattttcttatagtttatttataatattaaataaataaaatatttatgtattaatccTTGACCAATAAAAGTTGtcctgttaaaattattttgcagcctttaaatgtgcaaaataaaattgcttcaagattttaaaagtgtaaaagtAAGCACTTAAAATATCCTTTGATTTTCCATTAAATGCACCTTGAAGTTTTGGGTTTTGTTTCATTATCAAAAAGTTACAGtgctctttttaattattttaaataaatttatgaaattcaatcaggttttttaaaatttgtatttaaattttagctgtctgagaataattaaaattttgcatattaacaaatcattttagatatattttgaatatgaaattatgtatttgaTTAGAATGTATATTGGATTTTTGAATATTAGTGTTAATACTTTAGAAAAACTCAAacataagctttaaaaaaatattaaatagcataaattattccaaaaatattaaaagtgaaaaaagaattgctatatttcaattattattttgtgctgcAAAATATATAGCTAAACCAAACTAATTATAGTTTAAttgtaaattcattatattaaaattatataaatatcattcttaagtgatatctttcattattattttcttaatcattGATTCACTGGTTTTAACgtaattattacttttcaatgtcttataataaaaaatgttttgttttaaaataaacctcttaataatgttttattttaaaattgaaggtaACCAAACTTCCACTTTTCTCTTTGATGttctttttgatataataaaatgatataaataaaacatgttcTAAAAAATCTCTCtgaataatattaagatttttttgaatacaaTTGAGATTACTAATTCTgttgtattttattaatgttttttaggaatttaaattGAAAGCTCACCTTGCTCGCCATTGTGCTACAGCTCATGGACTTGTTATTAGAGCTGGCAGTCCAAGACCAATCATGAAGACCAGGGCAGCATTTTATTTACAGACTACTCCTTTAACAAGAAAAGCTAGACGTTATGCTGCACATCTTATTAAACCCCGGCATGCAGCTAGGAATCCATTCCAACCTATTAATGTATTGGCAATCAAACAAGAATGTATGtcattttcagcatttattttatatctttgaataagtatttgatatttaaaactgtataaactataaatattaaaattaaactggtgtaatatattctaaaatgtaattttataatagttatgTTCAAATTgtcattactttaaatatttaaactagaattttttaaaatgaaattctgattGATTGAAACCTAGTGGTGTTCCTGTGAAAAcagtatgttattttaaaaatatatttgcatatacagGCTGTTAGGCCCTTAGAAATTAGGATGTAAATATTAAGTGTTTTCtgattaattgcttttatttcaaacaagTTTTGTAGatgtaatattgaaaattgtactgttttattattttctctatttaataaaagcatatattttctgTGTAAATTAGTTCGTTTTTGCATTTAttgaattaagaatataaatctgAATTATCATAAATGTTAAAGTGTTCAGCCTTTTTGCTCCTTAGTAACATTATAGCAAAAATGCAGagaaatagctttttttaaatatttgttgcttaatatgcaattttccctctatattgcattttgtttattaaaagtaatCATACAACTAGTTTCAAATTACaatcagtttatatatttatgatattttatttttcaaaatcttagtTCATTCAAGAATGATTGAAGGTCAACCAGACTTACCAAAATTAGAACCTCATGAAAGAGGCAAGGTTGTGGATGTGTCACACAGACTTGGAACCCCAAATTTGCCACCACCTGATTGGTTACTACCAACACCGTTGGATAAAATACCAAAATTAGAAAGGGAAGCTTTCCCACCACCTCCTCGAAATGAAGGTACACAgctaaataatcttaatattttattcatgaatatcctgcatttatcaaacttttattatcttgttttgtaaaaatgattttatttgcagtataatatatatattcatatatttaatagatGGTTCTTTGTCAATTCCAAAACATCCTATGGATATGGAGGAAAACAATGTTCGGCTGACTCCTAACATTGCTAGTGCATCTCCTACTATCCTTAGAAAACGAGGATATGAGCAGCAGAATGGAGTTGATATTGGTAAGCTCttggatacttttttttcttttttctggttACTGCTTAATAAATGATGAGCCCTCGATTAATCTATTTTTCTAAGTTGAATACACGTAACCTTATTGAATCATCAAACAAAGGAGCACAAAGTTATTTCAGAGTGTTTTGACAATCTAGCATTTGCCAATGCATATGGGATTTCTAGGACAGAATTTTATAACACAGAAATTTCCAAACAGTTGTAGcctatttttactattttgaagTAAAGTTAATTGTATCATAATGCATAAAAGATaatcaaaactttattatattttgaaaattttgaaaattatctgaaaattgcaCTATTTAACTttacaacatatatttaaaaaatgtattacttgaTGCTGTGTctggtacattttttttaaggtttaaattTAGACAAGAGGGgggatttgttttattaaataacacaATTGTTGAACCATAAAATGTGAAAGTTTATTTGGTTTCTTATACAGAcatgaatcttataaatataaaaatcttataaatataaaaattaaaatttttatactgttccgattttttagatatttattcaaTCTGTATTTTCACtcataatgcatatttaaaatgcgCTTTGCCCATAAatcatgcttttttaaaaaaaagcctttttaactataattcctataaaatttataatacagattatttttgtCTTTCCTCGCAAgtggtaatatattatttttcatgccatttgctattagttattttaaaaatgattaaatagtaTGAGAATTCCGTTGATAAGGATGGGTTTTAAAAGAACTTCAACTGTTGCCCCTctactaaaaatgttaaattagaagaaaaagttaaacattattatttgttttattttaaggatttaaaaactAGTGATTAATATTCAGTATACAATTGAAATCTAAATGAGAAAATATCTTATTGCttaatattttctacaatttatcGAAGAAtacgaaatgaatatttattgttagtgtaaatttaatgtttttttttatataaaaagagatCTTAAGCACATTTTAAAGAACTATCACCATAagatttactttcattttatgtgattttttagGCATTGATTAGTGTATTGTGCATGCATTTTACATTCACTTACAGTTATTTGCTAATTCTATgttaaatatgagaaatattttaatttttaaaaaattatagaaaatttattttattcttaatatttttttattatatgtgcattcaattaaaatgcttCGGCCATAATAACAGTGGTTTGTTATGGGTGTGTGTAATGTTAATCcttcattcaaatgaaataatttctacgagcgttgtaattattttatttggcttTGAATCTTGCAATTCCTTTAGagtttaaaaatctgtttatgatttcatagtttttatttaaaaatcagtctagtaatattttgaaatttttttgttaactaaataaattttctgtgtaCATTTCATGTCCATGTTTGTAACTGCTTTttgcagtttatatatatatatatatatatatatatatatatatatatatatatatatatataatgctctTTCAGTATATCAGCTTTTTGGTAATATTGTGAAAGATTTGTAAAATTGTGAAGAATTCTACTTGAATTTTTTACTATATCTTATTTTGCAGATAAAAACTGCCCATATTAAATTGTAAACTAATGTGAAGTGTACAACAAAGCGTTAAGGTTTATAGTTAAATGGATTATAGTCAAACTCCTGTGTTAGATTCCGTTACGATACACAAATTTTTCTTCCTTGAAGAAcccaaaattgcttttaattttaatcaacatattgtatgaattaatttatatttatttatttatttttttagaagcatCTCTAAAGATGTGTTATACTTAAAACTTcgtgagatttttaaaaatggtttggGATTAATGTGTTGATATTTTGTGCAAAGATTGCAGTTGCTAGTTTTTGTGAATGATATTTTTGCCAATTCTGTAATGAgatggaaattttaaatgtttcaatctaaaaatttattattcaaatgtaaaaaaattatcattattctgtaaattttcaaaaagtaatttatttatgaagtttgcATGGGGTCTGAATTACCtataatttcagtaattaaacttctgtttttttttccccctttctatTTTATGGACACCCTATTGTTCCATTTTTAAGTACTAAAAAGAGatagagagaaagaaagaaaattttttaaacttttttagaaatgtgttttttgccttaataatgtaatatgaatattttctacttatttcAGCATCCGTGCCGCCGAAGCGGAGAGCTCTGTCTGGTGGTGGAGTGATCAAGTCTACCCCTGACATTTTCAACGTGAGTTCCCTTGCTCGGAGTTCCGTAGTG
The window above is part of the Argiope bruennichi chromosome 7, qqArgBrue1.1, whole genome shotgun sequence genome. Proteins encoded here:
- the LOC129975719 gene encoding metastasis-associated protein MTA3-like isoform X2 produces the protein MTANMYRVGDYVYFETSATAPFQIRRIEELIKTPNGNVEAKVMCFYRRRDIATSLVMMADKQRHENMDATLISALEEEQEREAEQLAEKERHQLKHRELFLSRQVETLPATHIRGKCSVTLLNETESLLYYLNKDDCFFYSLVFDPQQKTLLADKGEIRVGPRYQAEIPPLLPEGVEDPRKSEDLEQLVYTPHHNLTDRQIDQFLIICRSVGTFARALDCSSSVKQPSLHMSAAAASRDITLFHAMDILHKHNYDITSAISSLVPSGGPVLCRDEMEEWSASEANLFEEALEKYGKDFIDVRQDFLPWKSLKNVIEYYYMWKTTDRYVQQKRVKAVEAESKLKQVYIPNYNNKPGVLNGACAGESPSASGRPCESCYTPTSSQWYAFGPAHLQCRLCQSCWNYFKRFGGLKYPTRLESVDLVSGSGSERLPSHVASHRPHRCTISGCGKEFKLKAHLARHCATAHGLVIRAGSPRPIMKTRAAFYLQTTPLTRKARRYAAHLIKPRHAARNPFQPINVLAIKQEFHSRMIEGQPDLPKLEPHERGKVVDVSHRLGTPNLPPPDWLLPTPLDKIPKLEREAFPPPPRNEDGSLSIPKHPMDMEENNVRLTPNIASASPTILRKRGYEQQNGVDIASVPPKRRALSGGGVIKSTPDIFNEAKKTDNHT
- the LOC129975719 gene encoding metastasis-associated protein MTA3-like isoform X1, producing MTANMYRVGDYVYFETSATAPFQIRRIEELIKTPNGNVEAKVMCFYRRRDIATSLVMMADKQRHENMDATLISALEEEQEREAEQLAEKERHQLKHRELFLSRQVETLPATHIRGKCSVTLLNETESLLYYLNKDDCFFYSLVFDPQQKTLLADKGEIRVGPRYQAEIPPLLPEGVEDPRKSEDLEQLVYTPHHNLTDRQIDQFLIICRSVGTFARALDCSSSVKQPSLHMSAAAASRDITLFHAMDILHKHNYDITSAISSLVPSGGPVLCRDEMEEWSASEANLFEEALEKYGKDFIDVRQDFLPWKSLKNVIEYYYMWKTTDRYVQQKRVKAVEAESKLKQVYIPNYNNKPGVLNGACAGESPSASGRPCESCYTPTSSQWYAFGPAHLQCRLCQSCWNYFKRFGGLKYPTRLESVDLVSGSGSERLPSHVASHRPHRCTISGCGKEFKLKAHLARHCATAHGLVIRAGSPRPIMKTRAAFYLQTTPLTRKARRYAAHLIKPRHAARNPFQPINVLAIKQEFHSRMIEGQPDLPKLEPHERGKVVDVSHRLGTPNLPPPDWLLPTPLDKIPKLEREAFPPPPRNEDGSLSIPKHPMDMEENNVRLTPNIASASPTILRKRGYEQQNGVDIASVPPKRRALSGGGVIKSTPDIFNVSSLARSSVVNTPLNGRAKMATITRVGGRKQMISWVDAPDDVYFVATDSTKKLRKQITIPELRRSARKPCRKLNLKIPFYYDNPPPPIVPGLITTPLPSTAAATAPPETVID